Proteins from a genomic interval of Francisella salimarina:
- the cdd gene encoding cytidine deaminase translates to MSNDINNKLIDAAIQAAENAYTPYSKFNVGAALLMKDGSILKGANVENASYGLCNCAERTVLFYAYAQGYRKEDIKKLAVVADTPEGVSPCGACRQVMSELLDLECPIILSNIKKTDIKQTNIKELLPYMFSL, encoded by the coding sequence ATGAGCAATGATATTAACAACAAACTAATTGATGCAGCTATACAAGCAGCTGAGAATGCTTATACTCCATATTCTAAGTTTAATGTTGGTGCTGCACTATTAATGAAAGATGGCTCTATTTTAAAAGGTGCTAATGTAGAAAATGCTTCTTATGGCCTATGCAACTGTGCTGAAAGAACCGTATTATTTTATGCTTATGCACAAGGCTATCGTAAAGAAGATATCAAAAAACTCGCAGTAGTTGCTGACACTCCGGAAGGAGTTTCCCCATGTGGAGCTTGCCGACAAGTTATGTCTGAGCTTCTAGATCTTGAGTGTCCAATTATATTATCTAACATCAAAAAAACGGATATAAAACAAACAAATATTAAAGAATTACTTCCATATATGTTTTCCTTATAG
- the udp gene encoding uridine phosphorylase, translating into MSNINIANKRVARDEVLYHIGLSEEMINSAEIAVLPGDPKRSGPLAKMLDKNAKFLATNREYTSYLAKVAGRNTVIISTGMGGPSTAICIEELAMIGIKKLIRVGTCGAIQENIDFGDLILTTASVRLDGTSYHYAPIEYPAVADFKLNSSLYNSAKSLDINIHCGITGSSDTFYPGQERRDSYSGYVRKHFRESLDEWRKLNVLNLEMESSALLTVCATFGLQASCICTVLAKRTTSESVNKSRYDEGMQNIISIIKHSIENNFEN; encoded by the coding sequence ATGAGTAATATAAATATAGCTAATAAACGCGTAGCAAGAGACGAAGTGCTTTATCACATAGGATTAAGTGAAGAGATGATAAATAGTGCAGAAATCGCAGTTCTTCCTGGAGATCCTAAAAGGTCAGGGCCTTTAGCAAAAATGCTAGATAAAAATGCTAAGTTTCTTGCTACTAATAGAGAATATACATCGTATTTGGCTAAAGTAGCTGGCAGAAATACTGTCATCATATCAACAGGTATGGGTGGTCCTTCAACAGCAATATGTATCGAAGAACTAGCTATGATAGGAATCAAAAAACTGATACGTGTGGGAACATGTGGTGCTATTCAAGAAAATATTGATTTTGGTGATTTAATATTAACCACTGCTTCTGTTCGTCTAGATGGAACTTCATATCATTATGCACCAATAGAGTATCCTGCGGTTGCTGACTTTAAGTTAAATAGTTCTTTATACAACTCAGCAAAATCATTAGATATAAATATTCACTGTGGAATTACAGGATCTTCTGACACCTTTTACCCAGGCCAAGAAAGAAGAGATAGCTATAGCGGTTATGTAAGAAAACATTTTAGAGAATCTCTAGATGAATGGAGAAAATTAAACGTTCTTAATCTAGAAATGGAGTCTTCTGCTTTGCTTACAGTATGTGCCACTTTTGGCTTGCAAGCCAGCTGTATATGTACAGTTCTAGCAAAGAGAACAACTTCAGAATCAGTCAATAAAAGCAGATATGATGAAGGTATGCAAAACATAATATCAATCATAAAACACTCAATTGAGAATAATTTTGAAAACTAA
- a CDS encoding tRNA-(ms[2]io[6]A)-hydroxylase has product MMKQQYANFATIENFLLCETPDQWIQKALVNIELMLVDHAHCEMKAASSAMTYIYRHPDKYELVTRMSKIAREELVHFEQVMRIMKKRHIQYKAISASRYASQLIKAARTDKEGRFIDALIIGAYIEARSCERFAKVAPYLDSELQKFYNGLLESEKRHFTIYLYFAEKYSSTDIGEDIKRIGEIEKDLILSSDSEFRFHSGI; this is encoded by the coding sequence ATTATGAAGCAACAGTACGCGAATTTTGCAACCATTGAGAATTTTTTGTTATGTGAAACGCCTGATCAATGGATACAGAAAGCATTAGTAAATATAGAGCTTATGCTTGTCGACCATGCTCACTGTGAGATGAAAGCAGCATCTTCAGCTATGACATATATTTATAGACACCCTGACAAATATGAACTGGTAACTAGAATGTCTAAGATCGCTAGAGAAGAATTGGTTCACTTTGAACAAGTGATGCGTATTATGAAAAAGCGACATATTCAATACAAAGCCATATCAGCATCTAGATATGCTAGTCAATTAATCAAGGCCGCTAGGACAGATAAAGAAGGACGCTTTATTGATGCTTTGATAATTGGGGCATATATAGAAGCTCGTTCTTGCGAAAGGTTTGCAAAAGTTGCTCCATACTTGGACTCTGAATTACAGAAGTTCTACAATGGGCTATTAGAGTCAGAAAAAAGACATTTTACGATATATCTGTATTTTGCAGAAAAATATTCTTCTACAGATATTGGCGAAGATATCAAAAGAATAGGTGAAATAGAAAAGGATCTTATATTATCTTCAGATTCGGAGTTTAGATTTCATAGCGGTATCTAG
- a CDS encoding trimeric intracellular cation channel family protein has product MYHVGISGPYIFTVMFLIGIIAESMTGVISSSRRNMDAFGVVAIALTTALGGGVVRDLILGNLPVTIILHPYYIVICLFFSIIAIFTQKYINKFYKIFLILDSIGLIAFAYIGSSIAHQICTEVFNMQFFSVFIVGVVIAILNGVAGGIMRDMICNDIPVAFTAELYASVAAVVGGMNIIFIYLNVNLYISAAIIIGFGLTIRIMSIIYKWKLPII; this is encoded by the coding sequence ATGTATCACGTTGGAATATCAGGACCTTATATTTTTACAGTGATGTTTCTTATAGGAATAATTGCTGAAAGTATGACAGGTGTTATATCTTCGTCTCGAAGAAATATGGATGCTTTTGGAGTTGTAGCAATCGCTTTAACAACTGCTTTAGGTGGCGGTGTAGTTAGAGACCTAATCTTAGGTAATCTTCCCGTAACGATTATCCTCCATCCTTATTACATTGTTATATGTTTATTTTTCTCAATTATTGCTATCTTTACACAAAAATACATTAATAAGTTTTATAAAATATTTTTGATATTAGATTCAATTGGTCTTATTGCTTTTGCTTACATAGGTAGTAGCATTGCACACCAGATTTGTACTGAAGTATTTAATATGCAGTTCTTTAGTGTTTTTATAGTTGGTGTTGTTATAGCTATACTTAACGGTGTTGCTGGAGGTATTATGCGTGATATGATCTGTAATGATATCCCAGTTGCTTTTACAGCAGAACTATACGCTTCAGTAGCAGCTGTTGTAGGAGGAATGAACATTATTTTCATATACCTAAATGTAAACCTATATATAAGTGCTGCAATAATTATAGGTTTTGGTCTGACAATAAGAATTATGTCAATAATATATAAATGGAAATTACCGATAATCTAG
- a CDS encoding APC family permease: MQKSISLISLIGIGITSLIGSSWLFTAEYSTKIAGYASIVSWIIAAIITFVIALSFMEFSTLFSTNGASSKVPTIIYGPMTGFIFAVFTWLSYMMFVPIESHAIIQYLAVYFPTLLKNQIHHMIAGITIVALSCLLNFLSISLISRINSYFTILKIIIPIFVALFIVIFCLSTPEQATHYVGDSSPHILTWKWSEIFTAITMGGIAFSFIGFKTIIEIAGEAHNPKSTIPLSIILVILISLIIFLLVQIAYFYSAKNFDNVYVGTNELGAFGVVASNIGSRLLNTILYFSALTFPFICGVMYLRVSVESLNVLITENILLQDATKNRKGMKTYMLISFIISLFIFFIFDNWAEVSTFIAALMAITYLIGPLATMNFRKSIPDVNRAYKLKAADVTCFLSFYFSSIIIFFSGWNTIVNIVIFAIICSTIFIIIEKTRVKSHKLHFLKSLWFFLHIICITIISFCYNTYPEYFSLILTLLLIFIFSLVTYIYALSSNLSIEEIKRSYTT; this comes from the coding sequence ATGCAAAAAAGTATTAGTTTGATTAGTTTAATCGGTATAGGGATTACTTCTTTAATAGGTTCAAGCTGGCTATTTACTGCCGAATATAGTACAAAAATAGCAGGTTATGCATCTATAGTTTCTTGGATTATTGCAGCAATAATCACTTTTGTAATTGCTCTATCCTTTATGGAGTTTAGTACACTTTTCTCAACAAATGGTGCTTCATCAAAAGTTCCAACTATTATATACGGTCCTATGACTGGGTTTATATTTGCAGTATTTACTTGGCTTTCTTATATGATGTTTGTTCCCATAGAAAGCCATGCTATTATTCAATATTTAGCGGTATATTTCCCAACACTGCTAAAAAATCAAATTCATCACATGATAGCAGGTATAACTATTGTGGCACTTTCCTGTTTACTAAACTTCTTATCAATAAGCTTGATATCTCGTATAAATAGCTATTTCACTATACTAAAAATTATCATCCCAATATTTGTGGCTTTATTTATAGTGATTTTTTGCCTTAGTACTCCAGAGCAAGCTACACACTATGTCGGCGATAGCTCACCACATATACTAACTTGGAAATGGTCAGAGATTTTCACAGCTATCACAATGGGTGGTATTGCATTCTCATTTATTGGTTTTAAAACGATTATAGAAATAGCTGGCGAAGCCCATAACCCCAAAAGCACCATTCCATTATCAATAATTCTAGTGATTTTAATATCTTTAATAATTTTCCTTCTAGTGCAAATTGCTTACTTCTACTCTGCTAAGAATTTTGATAATGTCTACGTTGGAACAAATGAGCTTGGAGCATTTGGTGTAGTTGCTTCAAATATAGGTTCAAGACTCCTAAATACTATCTTATATTTTTCAGCTCTAACATTTCCATTTATATGTGGTGTTATGTATCTACGAGTTTCTGTCGAGTCATTGAATGTCCTAATAACAGAAAATATCTTACTGCAAGATGCCACAAAAAATAGAAAAGGCATGAAAACCTATATGTTAATTAGCTTTATCATTTCTTTATTTATTTTCTTTATATTTGACAACTGGGCAGAAGTATCTACATTTATCGCAGCACTTATGGCTATTACATACCTAATTGGCCCACTAGCCACTATGAACTTTAGAAAATCAATACCAGATGTAAATAGAGCATACAAACTAAAAGCTGCAGATGTCACTTGCTTCTTATCATTCTATTTCTCTAGTATTATTATCTTCTTTAGTGGCTGGAATACCATTGTTAATATTGTTATCTTTGCGATTATTTGTAGCACTATATTTATCATAATAGAAAAAACCCGAGTAAAAAGTCATAAGCTTCATTTTCTAAAGAGTTTATGGTTCTTTCTACATATTATATGCATAACTATTATATCTTTTTGCTATAACACCTACCCAGAATACTTTTCCTTAATCTTAACTTTATTACTAATTTTTATATTTTCTCTTGTAACTTATATTTATGCTCTTAGCTCAAACCTGTCCATAGAAGAAATAAAAAGAAGTTATACAACCTAA
- a CDS encoding CoA-acylating methylmalonate-semialdehyde dehydrogenase: MMKYQANNFINGQQVKPTGTTVIDIDNPQTGEVIAKMTCSSVEDLNNAVNIAKEAQEAWGNTTFKTRAQVFFKYRQLLEENFEALAKLCAEENGKTLAEGAAEIAKAMELCELAVSIPQTLGDRRQIISTGIECKEQRTPLGVVASIVPLNFPVMVPHWTIPMALVLGNAMIVKPSERVPLSCIRTAELLKQAGLPDGVFNIVQGDRDIVEGICDHADIKAVSFVGSSPVAKIVYERSAKSGKRCIALGGAKNNLLLLPDADPDMASSDIVASFTGCAGQRCMAASLLIAVGDVDHIIEKVVEKAKDVQVGVNLGAIITKESKDRIENYITKAKDAGCKILLDGRNAVVEGKEGGYYVNPTIIDGAEFGQPWSCDEIFGPVVTIIRVKNIEEAIKIQNSSIYGNGASVYTQDGEAATYVIDRLTAGMCGVNIGVPVPREPFGFGGWKDSKFGVSDITGSQPVDFWTQTKKITTKWNAKHKKDWMS, translated from the coding sequence ATGATGAAATATCAAGCAAATAATTTTATAAATGGTCAACAAGTTAAGCCAACAGGAACTACAGTTATTGATATAGATAATCCTCAAACTGGTGAAGTAATTGCCAAGATGACTTGTTCATCTGTTGAAGATTTAAACAATGCTGTGAATATAGCTAAAGAGGCTCAAGAAGCTTGGGGAAACACTACGTTTAAGACAAGAGCTCAGGTATTTTTTAAATACAGACAGCTTTTGGAAGAAAATTTTGAAGCACTAGCAAAGCTTTGTGCTGAAGAGAATGGTAAAACACTTGCAGAAGGTGCTGCAGAAATAGCAAAAGCTATGGAGCTTTGTGAGCTTGCAGTATCTATCCCTCAAACGCTAGGTGATAGAAGACAAATTATTAGTACAGGTATTGAGTGTAAAGAGCAAAGAACTCCTTTAGGTGTTGTTGCAAGTATTGTACCATTAAACTTTCCGGTTATGGTTCCTCATTGGACTATTCCAATGGCTCTAGTTTTAGGTAATGCAATGATTGTTAAACCTTCTGAAAGAGTACCATTATCTTGTATAAGAACTGCTGAACTATTAAAGCAAGCTGGTTTACCTGATGGTGTATTTAATATTGTTCAAGGCGATAGAGATATTGTAGAGGGTATTTGTGATCACGCAGATATTAAAGCAGTATCATTTGTTGGATCTAGTCCTGTAGCGAAGATCGTATATGAGAGATCGGCTAAGTCAGGCAAAAGATGTATTGCTTTGGGAGGTGCTAAAAACAATTTATTGTTATTACCAGATGCTGATCCTGATATGGCATCAAGCGATATTGTGGCATCTTTCACGGGATGTGCAGGTCAAAGATGTATGGCAGCATCATTACTAATAGCAGTTGGTGATGTTGATCATATTATTGAAAAAGTTGTGGAGAAAGCTAAGGATGTACAAGTTGGTGTAAATCTTGGTGCAATCATAACAAAAGAATCTAAAGATAGAATAGAAAACTACATTACTAAAGCAAAAGATGCTGGATGTAAGATTTTACTAGATGGTAGAAATGCTGTAGTTGAAGGTAAAGAGGGTGGTTACTATGTGAACCCGACTATTATCGATGGTGCAGAGTTTGGTCAGCCATGGTCTTGTGATGAGATTTTTGGTCCAGTTGTAACTATTATTAGAGTTAAAAATATTGAAGAGGCTATCAAGATTCAAAACTCATCTATATATGGAAATGGTGCATCTGTCTATACTCAAGATGGTGAAGCTGCGACTTATGTTATTGATAGGTTAACAGCTGGTATGTGTGGTGTGAATATTGGTGTACCAGTTCCGAGAGAACCATTTGGATTTGGTGGCTGGAAAGACTCTAAATTTGGTGTTTCTGATATTACAGGATCTCAACCAGTAGATTTCTGGACTCAGACTAAGAAAATTACAACAAAATGGAATGCTAAGCATAAGAAAGATTGGATGAGCTAA
- a CDS encoding aminotransferase class III-fold pyridoxal phosphate-dependent enzyme, whose amino-acid sequence MSIREQIKQNNIDYNVFTWVKQGGLNPACIERGEGSFIYDYDGKKILDFTAGLISVNLGHGNQSVINAVTEQMKAIAFPAPVHATKVKGELAKKLAELLPGDLNKAYFTLCGASANEAAIKAARAYSGKQKILTRYRSFHGGSYATMTLGGDPRKLPHDADGIPGVVHFEIPSTYDGIYNENPKKQTEEALKHLERVINYEAAENIAAIMLEGVSGTSGCYLYPEGYMEGVRELCNKYGILLIVDEVMSGFCRTGKWFGFMNYDIVPDIVTMAKGITSSYLPLGCCMLSEKIMAKFQETAFVLGATYSGHPVSCAAGLATINEYERLNILDNVNKMSAYFGEKVEELKAKHKCIGDYRSKGLLGCFELVKNRETKEPLVPYNAKDVSITTKIAGKFKELGLHSFVRWNHIFVGPPLTISKEELDIAVTVLDEVFTLADTFCD is encoded by the coding sequence ATGAGTATTAGAGAACAAATCAAACAAAATAATATTGACTATAACGTTTTTACTTGGGTGAAACAAGGTGGTTTAAATCCTGCATGTATCGAAAGAGGAGAAGGTTCTTTCATATATGATTATGATGGTAAGAAAATTTTAGATTTTACTGCGGGTTTGATCAGTGTAAATCTAGGGCATGGTAATCAGTCTGTAATTAATGCTGTAACAGAGCAAATGAAAGCAATTGCTTTTCCTGCACCTGTTCACGCTACTAAAGTTAAAGGTGAGTTAGCAAAGAAATTAGCAGAGCTTTTACCAGGTGACTTGAATAAAGCTTATTTTACATTGTGTGGAGCAAGTGCAAATGAAGCTGCAATCAAGGCCGCTAGAGCATATTCAGGTAAACAGAAAATACTAACAAGGTATAGATCTTTCCATGGTGGTAGTTATGCTACTATGACGCTAGGTGGTGATCCTAGAAAACTTCCTCACGATGCTGATGGTATTCCTGGTGTTGTTCATTTTGAAATACCATCTACTTATGATGGTATCTATAATGAAAACCCTAAGAAACAAACAGAAGAAGCTTTAAAGCATTTAGAAAGAGTAATTAACTACGAGGCTGCTGAAAATATTGCTGCAATTATGCTTGAGGGAGTAAGTGGTACATCTGGTTGCTACCTATATCCAGAAGGCTACATGGAAGGTGTAAGAGAGTTATGTAATAAGTACGGTATTTTACTAATCGTTGATGAAGTAATGAGTGGTTTCTGCCGTACTGGCAAATGGTTTGGTTTTATGAACTATGATATCGTGCCAGATATCGTAACCATGGCAAAAGGTATTACATCATCATATTTACCATTAGGCTGTTGTATGCTTTCTGAAAAGATTATGGCTAAATTTCAAGAAACAGCTTTTGTACTAGGTGCTACATATAGTGGTCATCCAGTATCTTGTGCAGCAGGTCTTGCGACTATCAATGAATATGAAAGACTAAATATACTTGATAATGTAAATAAAATGTCTGCATACTTTGGTGAAAAAGTAGAGGAGCTAAAAGCTAAGCATAAATGTATTGGTGATTATAGGTCAAAAGGTCTATTAGGTTGTTTTGAGCTTGTCAAAAATAGAGAAACAAAAGAGCCATTAGTTCCTTATAATGCTAAAGATGTTAGTATTACAACTAAGATTGCAGGTAAATTCAAAGAGCTAGGTTTACACTCTTTTGTAAGATGGAATCATATATTTGTTGGGCCGCCACTAACAATTAGTAAGGAAGAACTGGATATAGCTGTGACTGTTCTTGATGAAGTATTTACTTTAGCTGATACTTTCTGTGACTAG
- a CDS encoding LysR family transcriptional regulator, giving the protein MRITLKHLKVFIEVAKAESISEGAKSCFISQSAASISLGQLEKILEIKLFDRNKNGLSLNSDGKALFKKAIEIIEKSNEFELFNKSNENLQGDISVAANSVIATYVLPKLLYKFQTEYPNIKINIISDNLDKTFANIENEICEIGFVEGRVLLHEMKSEEIIIKKSELKIICNKNHPLAKYDSVNIDDVFGYKWAYYHDTFTTRDILITKIDKNSNIMRKWAGDYDVKENIVLGDIVFTKNGDMIKESTNSFIDDDFYLPNIEAVKVYVANSDFLATVPNVSLSEIDNNSLKVINVKNIVMTRNHRIILKKNKHHTKIVKLFCDWLQKQEY; this is encoded by the coding sequence ATGCGTATAACTCTCAAACATCTGAAAGTTTTTATTGAAGTCGCAAAAGCTGAATCTATCAGCGAAGGTGCCAAGTCATGCTTTATATCACAATCTGCAGCTAGTATTAGTTTAGGTCAGTTAGAAAAAATCCTTGAAATAAAACTTTTTGACCGTAATAAAAATGGTCTAAGCCTAAATAGTGACGGTAAAGCCCTATTTAAGAAAGCTATTGAAATCATAGAAAAATCAAATGAGTTTGAATTATTTAATAAATCCAATGAAAACCTACAAGGTGACATTTCTGTAGCTGCAAACTCTGTGATAGCAACTTATGTGCTGCCAAAACTACTTTATAAATTCCAGACAGAATACCCAAACATAAAGATTAATATTATCAGTGATAACCTTGATAAAACTTTCGCTAATATTGAAAATGAAATATGTGAAATAGGCTTTGTCGAGGGACGTGTTCTTTTACATGAAATGAAATCAGAAGAAATCATTATAAAAAAGTCTGAACTAAAAATAATCTGCAATAAAAACCACCCACTTGCAAAGTATGACTCTGTTAACATTGATGATGTTTTTGGATATAAATGGGCATATTATCATGACACTTTTACAACGCGAGATATTCTTATAACCAAGATAGATAAAAACTCAAATATCATGAGGAAATGGGCTGGTGACTACGATGTTAAAGAGAACATTGTTCTAGGAGATATAGTTTTTACAAAAAATGGTGACATGATAAAAGAAAGTACAAACTCTTTCATTGATGATGATTTCTATCTACCGAATATTGAAGCTGTCAAAGTATATGTCGCAAACAGCGATTTTCTTGCAACTGTACCTAATGTAAGCCTTAGTGAGATAGACAATAACTCACTAAAGGTTATTAATGTAAAAAATATTGTAATGACAAGAAATCATAGAATTATATTGAAGAAAAATAAGCACCACACGAAAATTGTTAAACTATTTTGTGACTGGTTGCAGAAACAAGAATACTAG
- the rsmD gene encoding 16S rRNA (guanine(966)-N(2))-methyltransferase RsmD: protein MKTNTIRIISGKYKNRRLKFPNVNGLRPTADQLKETIFNWLAPYIHDSICIDAFAGSGSLGIESISRGASKAIFYELNFKALQQIKENINTLEIKNCEIYKTDSIKALANFDPCNSRLIIFLDPPFNKNITPKALESILKNQNIPNETLIYVETEKTATYKLDGFDILKEKTTSTLSAKLLCKK, encoded by the coding sequence GTGAAGACAAATACTATTCGTATAATATCTGGAAAATATAAGAATCGAAGGCTTAAGTTCCCTAATGTAAATGGCTTACGCCCAACCGCTGATCAACTTAAAGAAACTATCTTTAATTGGTTAGCTCCATATATACATGATAGCATTTGCATTGATGCTTTTGCTGGTAGTGGCAGCCTAGGTATAGAAAGCATATCAAGAGGTGCTTCAAAAGCCATATTCTATGAACTTAATTTTAAAGCTTTGCAGCAAATCAAAGAAAATATTAATACCTTGGAAATAAAGAATTGTGAAATATATAAAACTGATAGCATAAAGGCCCTTGCAAATTTTGATCCTTGCAATTCTAGGCTAATTATATTTTTAGACCCTCCATTCAATAAAAACATTACTCCAAAAGCTCTAGAGTCAATATTAAAAAACCAAAATATTCCTAATGAAACATTGATTTATGTAGAAACTGAAAAAACAGCTACATATAAACTTGATGGCTTTGATATATTAAAAGAAAAAACCACAAGTACTCTATCCGCCAAACTTCTATGTAAAAAATAA